One part of the Streptomyces ferrugineus genome encodes these proteins:
- a CDS encoding SRPBCC family protein: protein MTIEPTGQLIPTPTGYDLILTRVYRASADDVWASVTEPERTARWFGPWRGEAAPGRTVEVQMVFEESAPWCPLRIEACEPPRRLAVSMEDEAGSWSMELLLAETDGTTELRLVQHLASTEHLGETGPGWEYYLDMLTAARTGGPRPDFEDYYPAQKAYFESLA from the coding sequence ATGACCATCGAACCCACCGGACAGCTCATCCCCACGCCGACGGGGTACGACCTGATCCTCACGCGCGTCTACCGCGCCTCCGCCGACGACGTCTGGGCGAGTGTCACCGAGCCGGAGCGCACCGCCCGCTGGTTCGGCCCGTGGCGCGGCGAGGCGGCTCCCGGCCGCACCGTTGAGGTGCAGATGGTGTTCGAGGAGTCGGCGCCCTGGTGCCCACTCCGGATCGAAGCCTGCGAACCGCCGCGTCGGCTCGCCGTCTCGATGGAGGACGAGGCCGGATCCTGGTCGATGGAACTGCTGCTGGCCGAGACCGACGGCACCACCGAACTCCGGCTGGTCCAGCACCTCGCCTCCACAGAGCACCTCGGCGAGACCGGCCCCGGCTGGGAGTACTACCTGGACATGCTCACCGCCGCACGCACGGGCGGGCCACGGCCCGACTTCGAGGACTACTACCCCGCGCAGAAGGCCTACTTCGAGTCCCTGGCCTGA
- a CDS encoding helix-turn-helix domain-containing protein: MRTHEAGAAAPVDRDADAGWEIVHPLGGRSLDGVRMAGFRDRAGVGLDLRVLPQPAVILVIGLGDTPLTVESPTGHRSMRGLVASLSPGPARVRGERVECVEVHLSPRAAYALLGVSPCELQGSVTGLDDLWGPRARRLGERLTDAGTWHERLALTEEFLTRRAVEAPAMSPEVAAAWDAIVASRGRVRVADLATSCGWSRKRLWSRFGAQIGLTPKRAAMLVRFDRAARALCAGERVSDIALTCGYADQSHLHRDVLALSGCTPGALADMNTTAG; this comes from the coding sequence ATGCGCACACATGAGGCCGGGGCCGCCGCTCCCGTGGATCGCGATGCCGACGCCGGCTGGGAGATCGTGCACCCGCTCGGCGGCAGGTCACTCGACGGAGTGCGGATGGCCGGATTCCGTGACCGCGCCGGCGTAGGGCTGGACCTGCGGGTACTCCCCCAGCCCGCCGTGATCCTGGTCATCGGTCTCGGTGACACCCCGCTCACGGTGGAGAGCCCCACCGGTCACCGATCCATGCGCGGCCTCGTGGCCTCGCTGTCGCCGGGGCCGGCCCGTGTTCGCGGTGAGCGTGTCGAGTGCGTCGAGGTGCACTTGTCGCCCCGGGCCGCATACGCGCTGCTGGGCGTCTCCCCCTGCGAACTGCAGGGGTCCGTCACCGGTCTCGACGACCTGTGGGGGCCACGCGCGCGCCGCCTCGGCGAGCGGCTGACCGACGCCGGGACATGGCACGAACGCCTCGCGCTGACCGAGGAGTTCCTCACGCGGCGGGCCGTCGAGGCGCCGGCCATGTCGCCGGAGGTCGCCGCCGCGTGGGACGCGATCGTGGCCAGTCGGGGGCGGGTCCGGGTCGCCGACCTCGCGACGTCCTGCGGATGGAGCCGCAAGCGGCTGTGGTCCAGATTCGGTGCCCAGATCGGCCTCACCCCCAAGCGGGCCGCCATGCTGGTCCGCTTCGACCGGGCCGCCCGCGCGCTGTGCGCGGGTGAGCGTGTCAGTGACATCGCGCTGACCTGCGGATACGCCGATCAGTCCCATCTCCATCGAGATGTACTGGCCCTCTCCGGCTGCACGCCGGGCGCCCTGGCCGACATGAACACGACCGCCGGCTGA
- a CDS encoding DUF4232 domain-containing protein: MSGNRRKTILVSAALVGGAMLMTACQDSGESTDSGAAQGSSSATPAGDAATPSGSSTAGGGKGTDKGSDASGQGSSDGAGSGAHTGTGGREPVGQTCGANDISWSTRSETQAGGYILITAKAKSGITCYLPAALPTVAFGSDGTQAGPAEQSVGKQIKLSGSITAYAGVNPKTTSGNGGKELDSIIVGVGDDDPNPVSLPVGTITVENPIVTNWHTAPTDAVPFD; the protein is encoded by the coding sequence ATGTCCGGCAACCGTCGCAAGACCATCCTCGTCTCCGCAGCCCTCGTGGGCGGCGCCATGCTGATGACCGCGTGCCAGGACTCGGGCGAGTCCACGGACAGCGGCGCCGCGCAGGGGTCTTCGTCCGCCACTCCGGCCGGCGATGCGGCCACCCCGTCCGGATCGTCGACCGCAGGCGGCGGCAAGGGCACCGACAAGGGCTCTGACGCGTCGGGCCAGGGATCCAGCGACGGGGCCGGCTCCGGTGCCCACACCGGCACCGGCGGGCGGGAGCCGGTCGGGCAGACCTGCGGCGCGAACGACATCTCCTGGAGCACCAGGTCCGAGACCCAGGCCGGCGGATACATCCTGATCACCGCGAAGGCGAAGTCGGGGATCACCTGTTACCTGCCCGCCGCGCTGCCGACCGTGGCGTTCGGATCCGACGGCACCCAGGCGGGTCCCGCCGAGCAGTCCGTCGGCAAGCAGATAAAGCTCAGCGGGAGCATCACCGCGTACGCCGGCGTGAACCCCAAGACCACCAGCGGAAACGGCGGCAAGGAACTGGACAGCATCATCGTCGGCGTCGGTGACGACGACCCCAACCCGGTTTCCCTGCCGGTCGGCACCATCACCGTCGAGAACCCGATCGTCACCAACTGGCACACCGCCCCGACAGACGCCGTTCCCTTCGACTGA
- a CDS encoding DNA topoisomerase subunit B — MHQLVLEVAGRAVNEVLATGAGCVDVTLTSDGGVRVADDGPGGAFEAGVAADTGGPGLEALLTSLHTESEPSGRHVVALGHLGIGLFVANALSSRLTVEVRRDGVSRAQEYARGVALAPPAAVGPATGSGTTIAFWPDAEIFETTQCSFAVLAERFRQVAFLNRGLEISLTDERPAAGARVARFRFPDGVRDFVAALDAETGALLHPDVIGFEREDPRMAGTMEVALLWSASRVERVHSFANSRATPQGGTHADGFRDGVAAAVTAYARKRGLLTAADPGPVADRIGEGLTAIVSVKLDRPEFSGATRGLLGDAEVRACVGEAVQEHLGCWFEEHPERAAEVVDRIVRGIHQD, encoded by the coding sequence GTGCATCAGCTCGTGCTCGAGGTCGCGGGCCGGGCGGTGAACGAGGTGCTGGCCACGGGCGCCGGCTGCGTCGATGTCACGCTCACGTCCGACGGCGGGGTGCGCGTCGCTGACGACGGGCCGGGAGGCGCCTTCGAAGCCGGGGTCGCCGCAGACACTGGTGGCCCAGGCCTCGAGGCCCTGCTGACCAGCCTGCACACGGAGTCCGAGCCCAGTGGCCGACACGTCGTGGCGCTGGGCCATCTCGGTATCGGGCTCTTCGTCGCCAACGCCCTGTCGAGTCGGCTGACGGTCGAGGTGCGGCGCGACGGGGTCAGCCGGGCCCAGGAGTACGCGCGCGGTGTCGCCCTCGCCCCGCCCGCCGCCGTGGGACCGGCGACCGGCAGCGGGACGACCATCGCCTTCTGGCCCGATGCCGAGATCTTCGAGACGACGCAGTGCTCGTTCGCCGTGCTGGCAGAGCGCTTCCGCCAGGTGGCCTTCCTCAACCGGGGACTGGAGATCTCACTGACAGACGAACGCCCGGCGGCAGGGGCGAGGGTGGCGCGGTTCCGGTTCCCGGACGGCGTACGGGACTTTGTGGCGGCCCTCGACGCGGAGACTGGGGCGCTCCTCCATCCGGACGTCATCGGCTTCGAGCGGGAGGACCCGCGGATGGCGGGGACGATGGAGGTGGCCCTGCTGTGGAGCGCCTCCCGTGTGGAGCGGGTGCACAGCTTCGCCAACAGCCGGGCCACTCCTCAGGGCGGCACACACGCGGACGGCTTCCGCGACGGGGTCGCGGCCGCGGTCACCGCGTATGCCCGGAAGCGGGGGCTGCTGACGGCGGCGGATCCCGGTCCCGTCGCCGACCGGATCGGTGAGGGCCTGACGGCGATCGTGTCGGTGAAGCTGGACCGTCCCGAGTTCTCCGGCGCCACGCGCGGACTGCTGGGCGACGCCGAGGTGCGCGCCTGCGTCGGGGAGGCCGTACAGGAACATCTCGGCTGCTGGTTCGAGGAGCACCCGGAACGGGCCGCGGAGGTCGTCGACCGGATCGTTCGCGGCATCCATCAGGACTGA
- a CDS encoding coiled-coil domain-containing protein: MDFDAVADELYGLPPGDFITTRDERAKAARAAGDRDLAERIHRLRRPSASAWASNLLVREQPDETERLLRLGQALRQAHQDLDGEQLRELSAQQRQVTSALVRHAGQLAARAGQRISESAQREVQETLHAVLADPEAARQWARGRLTKPLSAPVGFPALPQTPRAPKTAPAARRDAKRAGQVVDLNTARARRKEQQERLEQARQQAADAERGLEEREKELAVAREAQRAAEERRQQAEQRLAELSQQMKEAESEQRQARDAARRARDDTRDTDRAAREARRRAKSAATRARQLAEQLVRKR; the protein is encoded by the coding sequence GTGGACTTCGACGCTGTCGCCGACGAGCTGTACGGCCTGCCACCGGGCGACTTCATCACCACCCGGGACGAGCGCGCCAAGGCCGCCCGCGCAGCGGGGGACCGGGATCTGGCTGAACGGATCCACCGTCTACGCCGCCCCTCCGCGTCGGCGTGGGCCAGCAACCTGCTGGTACGCGAGCAGCCGGACGAAACCGAACGTCTGCTCCGGCTCGGCCAGGCGCTGCGGCAGGCTCATCAGGACCTGGACGGCGAGCAGCTTCGGGAACTGTCGGCACAGCAACGGCAAGTGACCTCCGCTCTGGTTCGGCACGCCGGGCAGTTGGCCGCCCGGGCAGGGCAGCGCATCAGCGAAAGCGCCCAACGTGAGGTTCAAGAGACCCTGCACGCGGTGCTGGCCGACCCGGAGGCCGCTCGGCAGTGGGCCCGTGGCCGTCTGACGAAGCCGTTGAGCGCCCCGGTCGGATTCCCCGCCCTGCCCCAGACGCCCCGGGCGCCGAAGACGGCCCCGGCCGCCCGCCGCGATGCCAAGCGGGCCGGCCAGGTGGTCGATCTGAACACCGCGCGCGCCCGCCGCAAGGAGCAACAGGAGCGCCTCGAGCAGGCCCGCCAGCAGGCCGCGGACGCCGAGCGGGGGCTGGAGGAACGTGAGAAGGAACTGGCCGTGGCCCGGGAGGCACAGCGCGCGGCGGAGGAACGTCGGCAGCAGGCCGAGCAGCGCCTCGCCGAGCTGTCTCAGCAGATGAAGGAAGCCGAGAGCGAGCAGCGGCAGGCCCGGGATGCCGCCCGCCGTGCGCGTGACGACACACGGGACACCGACCGGGCTGCCCGCGAAGCCCGGCGCCGGGCCAAGAGCGCCGCCACACGTGCCAGGCAGCTCGCCGAACAGCTCGTCCGCAAACGCTGA
- a CDS encoding VOC family protein translates to MSSSNGPKPIPDAYRRVTPCLVVQGAAKALEFYREVFGATERMRFPGPGGTVAHAEIEIGDSVVIVEDASPMLGTEAPPAGGLPGSPTFLFLYVEDVDAVVARAVELGATLKRAPEDQFYGDRDGTVVDPYGHCWTVATHVEDVTPQEAQRRMAAMMGQGGQS, encoded by the coding sequence ATGTCATCGTCAAACGGGCCGAAGCCGATTCCCGACGCCTATCGCCGGGTCACCCCGTGTCTGGTCGTCCAGGGCGCCGCCAAGGCGCTCGAGTTCTATCGTGAGGTGTTCGGGGCCACCGAGCGGATGCGGTTCCCGGGTCCGGGCGGGACCGTCGCGCACGCCGAGATCGAGATCGGGGACTCGGTCGTCATCGTCGAGGACGCCTCGCCCATGCTGGGGACCGAGGCTCCGCCCGCCGGAGGCCTGCCCGGCAGCCCCACGTTCCTGTTCCTCTACGTCGAGGACGTGGACGCGGTCGTCGCTCGTGCCGTGGAGCTTGGGGCGACGCTGAAGCGGGCGCCGGAGGATCAGTTCTACGGCGACCGGGACGGGACGGTAGTCGACCCGTACGGGCACTGCTGGACGGTGGCCACGCATGTGGAGGACGTGACGCCGCAGGAGGCGCAGCGGCGGATGGCGGCCATGATGGGACAGGGAGGCCAGTCGTGA
- a CDS encoding shikimate kinase, with translation MRPRFERPADLAESAELAERLRHVYWIGGGSGAGKSTIARRLADRHGWRLYATDDVMQDHARRSTPQEAPLLHQFIAMDMDERWVNRSPQVMLDTFHWFRGEAFGLIVEDLLRLPQEPHIVVEGFRLLPHLVKPLLAAPEHAVWLLPTPEFRQAAMRSRAAPGEGFVWKTSDPERAGRNMAERDHMFTMRLQREVERLHLHAIHVDTTMREDALAERVTTAFRL, from the coding sequence ATGCGGCCGCGTTTCGAACGACCTGCAGACCTGGCCGAGTCCGCAGAGCTTGCGGAACGCCTGCGCCACGTCTACTGGATCGGCGGCGGAAGCGGCGCGGGCAAGTCGACCATCGCCCGCCGGCTCGCCGACCGGCACGGCTGGCGGCTCTATGCGACCGACGACGTGATGCAGGATCACGCCCGCAGGAGCACGCCCCAGGAAGCCCCTCTGCTCCACCAGTTCATCGCCATGGACATGGACGAGCGATGGGTGAACCGCTCCCCGCAGGTCATGCTCGACACCTTCCACTGGTTCCGAGGCGAGGCCTTCGGCCTGATCGTCGAAGACCTGCTGCGCCTCCCGCAGGAACCACACATCGTCGTCGAGGGATTCCGCCTGCTGCCGCACCTCGTGAAGCCGCTGCTCGCCGCCCCCGAGCACGCCGTCTGGCTCCTTCCCACACCGGAGTTCCGCCAGGCCGCCATGCGGAGCCGGGCCGCGCCGGGGGAGGGGTTCGTGTGGAAGACCAGTGACCCGGAAAGGGCCGGCCGCAACATGGCCGAACGCGACCACATGTTCACCATGCGCCTTCAGAGGGAGGTCGAGCGCCTCCACCTCCACGCCATCCACGTCGACACCACGATGCGGGAAGACGCTCTCGCCGAGCGGGTGACCACCGCATTCCGGCTCTGA
- a CDS encoding allantoin permease, with protein MSTTESRSTMSTTSAVADQAVKETLEDYTLRFAPRSYRRWSPMVVATTALGGIAYMADFSIGAGIGLAHGTGNALVAIAVAAVVIFVTGLPLAYYGARYNIDLDLITRGSGFGYYGSVLTSVIFASFTFIFFALEGSIMAQGLKLGLGMPLWLGYLVSTLMVIPLVIYGMKALSKLQVWTTPIWLLLMVGPLVYLVATDPGTVDRFLAYAGTDGEGGVNTASVLLGAGVCLSLIAQIGEQIDYLRFMPPKTEENKRSWWTAVVMAGPGWVVLGALKQAIGVFLAVYILAEVGPAAAPEPIQQFRSAFDAMMPSWMVVPLAVVLVVISQIKINVTNAYSGSLAWTNSFTRVTKRYPGRMIFVLVNLTFALILMEADMFSFLNSILGFYSNCAIAWVVTVATDIGVNKYLLKLSPLQPEFRRGMLHAVNPVGVVAFGAASGLSIAMYFHALGDTLQPYSPVAAAVIAFLLTPLMAVVTQGRYYLRRTDDGIDEPLLDGDGNPSALTLDCHVCHQPYERPDLTACATHDAVVCSLCLSTDGVGDHVLPATA; from the coding sequence ATGAGCACCACCGAGTCACGATCGACGATGTCGACGACGTCGGCCGTCGCCGACCAAGCGGTCAAGGAGACGCTGGAGGACTACACCCTCCGTTTCGCGCCGCGCAGTTACCGCCGGTGGAGCCCCATGGTCGTGGCCACCACCGCCCTCGGTGGAATCGCCTACATGGCCGACTTCTCCATCGGCGCCGGCATCGGTCTGGCCCACGGCACGGGGAACGCGCTCGTGGCGATCGCCGTCGCCGCCGTCGTCATCTTCGTGACCGGCCTTCCGCTCGCGTACTACGGCGCCCGCTACAACATCGACCTCGACCTGATCACCCGCGGCTCCGGCTTCGGGTACTACGGGTCCGTCCTGACCAGCGTCATCTTCGCCAGCTTCACCTTCATCTTCTTCGCCCTCGAGGGCTCGATCATGGCCCAGGGGCTGAAGCTCGGCCTCGGAATGCCGTTGTGGCTGGGATACCTGGTCTCCACCCTCATGGTCATCCCGCTGGTGATCTACGGCATGAAGGCGCTGAGCAAGCTCCAGGTGTGGACCACCCCGATCTGGCTGCTGCTGATGGTCGGCCCGCTGGTCTACCTGGTCGCCACCGACCCCGGCACGGTCGACCGCTTCCTCGCCTACGCCGGCACCGACGGCGAGGGCGGCGTCAACACCGCCTCCGTGCTCCTCGGCGCCGGCGTGTGTCTGTCGCTCATCGCGCAGATCGGCGAGCAGATCGACTACCTGCGCTTCATGCCGCCCAAGACCGAGGAGAACAAGCGCAGTTGGTGGACGGCCGTGGTGATGGCCGGGCCCGGCTGGGTGGTGCTCGGCGCGTTGAAGCAGGCCATCGGTGTCTTCCTCGCCGTGTACATCCTCGCCGAGGTCGGACCGGCCGCCGCGCCCGAGCCGATCCAGCAGTTCCGCAGCGCCTTCGACGCGATGATGCCGTCCTGGATGGTCGTCCCGCTGGCCGTGGTCCTGGTCGTCATCAGCCAGATCAAGATCAACGTGACGAACGCGTACTCCGGTTCGCTGGCGTGGACGAACTCCTTCACCCGCGTCACCAAGCGCTACCCGGGCCGCATGATCTTCGTGCTGGTCAACCTGACGTTCGCGCTGATCCTGATGGAAGCCGACATGTTCAGCTTCCTCAACAGCATCCTCGGCTTCTACTCGAACTGTGCCATCGCCTGGGTCGTCACCGTCGCCACCGACATCGGCGTCAACAAGTACCTGCTGAAGCTCTCCCCGCTCCAGCCGGAGTTCCGCCGCGGCATGCTCCACGCCGTCAACCCGGTCGGCGTCGTGGCGTTCGGCGCCGCCTCCGGGCTGTCCATCGCCATGTACTTCCACGCCCTCGGTGACACCCTCCAGCCGTACTCCCCCGTCGCCGCGGCCGTGATCGCCTTCCTCCTCACCCCGCTCATGGCCGTCGTCACCCAGGGCCGGTACTACCTGCGCCGCACCGACGACGGCATCGACGAGCCCCTCCTGGACGGCGACGGCAACCCCAGCGCCCTCACCCTCGACTGCCATGTCTGCCACCAGCCGTACGAGCGCCCGGACCTCACCGCCTGTGCCACCCATGACGCGGTGGTCTGCTCGCTGTGCCTGAGCACGGACGGCGTGGGCGACCACGTGCTGCCGGCCACGGCCTGA
- a CDS encoding YciI family protein produces MKYVLLFVETEEFAAEFRAMGPAERARAFERVNEWFAAHAGRITGGQKLRDPETATTVRLGAGEPVVVDGPFVEGKEVVSGYTEIDVADLDEALRMVRTWPGCPVVEIRPVETGPME; encoded by the coding sequence GTGAAGTACGTGCTGTTGTTCGTCGAGACCGAGGAGTTCGCCGCCGAGTTCCGGGCGATGGGACCGGCCGAGCGGGCGCGGGCGTTCGAGCGGGTCAACGAGTGGTTCGCCGCCCACGCCGGCCGGATCACGGGTGGGCAGAAGCTGCGGGATCCGGAGACGGCGACGACCGTACGGCTGGGGGCTGGGGAGCCGGTCGTGGTCGACGGGCCGTTCGTCGAGGGCAAGGAGGTCGTCAGCGGATACACCGAGATCGACGTCGCCGACCTCGACGAGGCCCTGCGGATGGTGCGGACGTGGCCCGGCTGTCCGGTGGTCGAGATCCGCCCGGTGGAGACCGGCCCGATGGAGTGA
- a CDS encoding peptidase inhibitor family I36 protein, translated as MRKQAAVGAVAAAAFATVLVTAPGASAEANPPGCGKEYFCAYSGENQTGRLVVKTKGNWSGNVAFRSAFNNGVRFPGADHVDVTYTSPGGGGETACLHYNPGPGAYKANAAPGTRIVKVVWRGEC; from the coding sequence ATGCGCAAACAAGCTGCCGTCGGGGCAGTGGCGGCTGCCGCTTTCGCCACCGTGCTGGTCACCGCGCCGGGCGCGTCGGCGGAGGCCAATCCGCCCGGCTGTGGGAAGGAGTACTTCTGCGCCTACAGCGGTGAGAACCAGACCGGTCGGCTCGTCGTGAAGACCAAGGGCAACTGGAGTGGAAACGTCGCCTTCCGCTCGGCGTTCAACAACGGGGTGCGCTTCCCGGGTGCCGACCACGTCGACGTGACCTACACCTCGCCCGGCGGGGGCGGCGAAACGGCCTGCCTGCACTACAACCCCGGCCCCGGCGCCTACAAGGCGAACGCGGCCCCGGGCACGCGCATCGTCAAGGTCGTATGGCGCGGCGAGTGCTGA
- a CDS encoding metalloregulator ArsR/SmtB family transcription factor, producing MDELSEVASAIADPVRREILVMLRHTPLTAGDIAARFAISRPAVSRHLRVLRESGLVRDQQVGRHRRYSLVRSRLDDLTAWLAQFDAQRLDWPQRLAALETEVHRTRRDRGRAASANDQRSARHPKEDTA from the coding sequence GTGGACGAACTGAGCGAGGTGGCCAGCGCCATCGCCGATCCGGTACGCCGGGAGATCCTGGTGATGTTGCGCCACACCCCGCTCACGGCAGGCGACATCGCCGCCCGGTTCGCCATCAGCCGGCCTGCGGTCAGTCGCCATCTGCGCGTACTGCGGGAGAGCGGCCTGGTCCGGGACCAGCAGGTCGGACGCCATCGGCGCTATTCGCTCGTCCGCTCCCGGCTGGATGACCTCACCGCCTGGCTCGCCCAGTTCGACGCCCAGCGCCTCGACTGGCCGCAGCGTCTGGCGGCGCTGGAGACCGAGGTCCACCGCACCCGACGGGACCGCGGCCGGGCCGCTTCCGCCAACGATCAGCGCTCCGCACGCCACCCCAAGGAGGACACGGCATGA
- a CDS encoding methyltransferase produces the protein MADRDLIARLAFGSMAAQTVRAAVRLRVVELVGDTPRRAAAVAADAGAEPQAMARLVRALAGLGLLTEHAPDTFSVTSAGALLDPGHPESLTSFVRMFTEPAIIRAWEHLDGSVRTGEVAFDGVFGTDFFTHLAQHPDLSAQFNAAMSQAVAETAAVLPYAFDFERFTSVTDVGGGDGTLLSAVLGAHPQLTGVVFDTEQGLAGAPKTLERHGLADRCSVRSGDFFRSVPEGSDVYLMKSVLHDWSDEQAVTILTHCREVLPPGGIVLIVEPVLPESVGTTAEDHASDAGITCLSDLNMLVNLGGRERTREDFAEVCGRAGLSLTSVTPLVDAVPFSLIEAVAD, from the coding sequence ATGGCGGACCGCGACCTGATCGCCCGGCTCGCGTTCGGGAGCATGGCCGCGCAGACCGTGCGCGCCGCGGTCCGGTTGCGGGTGGTGGAGCTCGTCGGTGACACCCCGCGCCGGGCCGCCGCGGTGGCCGCCGACGCCGGCGCCGAACCACAGGCCATGGCGCGGCTGGTGCGTGCTCTGGCCGGCCTCGGCCTGCTGACGGAGCACGCCCCCGACACCTTCTCGGTGACTTCGGCCGGAGCACTGCTCGACCCCGGGCACCCCGAGTCGCTCACCTCGTTCGTGCGGATGTTCACCGAGCCGGCGATCATCCGTGCCTGGGAGCACCTGGACGGCAGCGTCCGCACCGGGGAGGTCGCGTTCGACGGCGTCTTCGGCACGGACTTCTTCACTCACCTCGCCCAACACCCTGATCTCTCCGCGCAGTTCAACGCGGCGATGAGCCAAGCCGTCGCCGAGACGGCCGCCGTGCTGCCGTACGCCTTCGACTTCGAACGGTTCACGTCGGTCACGGATGTCGGCGGGGGCGACGGCACCCTCCTCTCCGCGGTGCTAGGCGCGCATCCACAACTCACCGGCGTGGTCTTCGACACCGAGCAGGGCCTGGCCGGGGCACCGAAGACGCTGGAACGACACGGGCTGGCCGACCGCTGCTCCGTGCGCTCGGGGGACTTCTTCCGCTCCGTCCCCGAGGGCTCGGACGTGTACCTGATGAAGAGCGTCCTGCACGACTGGTCGGACGAACAGGCGGTCACGATCCTGACGCACTGCCGCGAGGTGCTGCCGCCCGGGGGGATCGTCCTGATCGTGGAGCCCGTGCTGCCCGAGTCCGTCGGCACCACAGCCGAGGACCATGCGAGCGACGCCGGGATCACCTGTCTCAGCGACCTCAACATGCTGGTGAACCTGGGCGGCAGGGAGCGCACCCGCGAGGACTTCGCGGAGGTGTGCGGGCGCGCCGGCCTCTCCCTGACGTCGGTGACGCCGCTCGTCGACGCCGTACCGTTCTCGCTGATCGAGGCCGTCGCCGACTGA
- a CDS encoding TOPRIM nucleotidyl transferase/hydrolase domain-containing protein — protein sequence MADMGAFKEAVTAWAAGGPGRPARELAAELSVRTVVLLEGPSDAAAVGTLAERRGRDLAAEGACLVAMGGAMSIARYARLLGPAGLGLRLTGLCDVAERPYYSRALHSTGIAQPDIFVCTADLEDELIRALGTDRVEELVHAQDDQRALHTFLRQPAQQDRAPRQQLRRFLGTKKGRKIHYARVLTEALGPDQVPTPLNDLLASL from the coding sequence ATGGCCGACATGGGCGCATTCAAGGAAGCAGTCACTGCATGGGCGGCCGGCGGCCCCGGCCGCCCCGCGCGCGAACTCGCCGCCGAGTTGTCCGTGCGGACCGTCGTCCTGCTCGAAGGGCCCAGCGACGCCGCCGCGGTCGGCACGCTGGCCGAGCGGCGCGGTCGGGACCTGGCGGCCGAGGGCGCCTGTCTCGTGGCCATGGGCGGTGCCATGAGCATCGCACGCTATGCCCGGCTCCTCGGACCAGCCGGCCTCGGCCTGCGGCTCACCGGACTCTGCGACGTGGCAGAACGTCCCTACTACAGCCGCGCCCTGCACAGCACCGGCATCGCGCAGCCGGACATCTTCGTCTGCACCGCCGATCTCGAAGACGAACTCATCCGCGCGCTCGGCACAGACCGCGTCGAAGAACTCGTCCACGCCCAGGACGACCAGCGCGCCCTGCACACCTTCCTACGCCAGCCCGCGCAACAGGACCGCGCTCCGAGGCAGCAGCTGCGTCGTTTCCTCGGCACCAAGAAGGGGCGCAAGATCCATTACGCCCGCGTCCTCACCGAGGCCCTCGGCCCCGACCAGGTACCCACACCGCTCAACGACCTGCTCGCCAGCCTCTGA